A single region of the Serinus canaria isolate serCan28SL12 chromosome 1, serCan2020, whole genome shotgun sequence genome encodes:
- the LOC103827177 gene encoding rap1 GTPase-activating protein 1-like isoform X6: MFSREHGFPAGASGGRSEEAVQGFSDVIDSSTEGFPCVLTPAVPNKTVDLFEMIEKMQGSRLDEQRCSLPAPLKTEEEYIPYPSIHEVLQKGWPYPLIILPQFGGYWIEGTSHNLSSLSPTLSDVPFSWSGKVKLESDPTAKLYRKHFLGKEHQNFYSSDMSLGYLVLSVKYEQIEKQENLRLLLRTRTGTKHDLIPISCLNEFPNAVQMAKLLCEDVNVERFFPVLYPKASQLIVAFDEHVISNNFKFGVIYQKPGQTTEEEVFSNTVESQGFLEFLDFLGDKIQLQDFRGFRGGLDVTRGQTGTESVYTNFRGKEIMFHVSTKLPFTEGDSQQLQRKRHIGNDIVAIIFQDESTPFVPDMIASNFLHAYVVVQLTHSTTGDTLYKVSVTARDDVPFFGPPLPNPAIFKKSAEFREFLLVKLINAEYSCYRAEKFAKLEERTRSALLESLFEELQLRSRSMMGLPVGEDDKIENGSGGFLENFKRVIRGRSQSLDTMGISMRKQQPATLSSRPATAGLALSQSVAEGPKAIAASFALPGRSPSRTRASRFHGRRSSAIGIENIQEEKSRDTTERIQRVLDSPGTFFDLKSDGSSSPSSPEFPSRKSK, from the exons ATGTTTTCCCGGGAGCACGGCTTCCCTGCCGGAGCCAGCGGAGG GAGGTCTGAGGAGGCAGTGCAGGGTTTTAGTGATGTTATAGACTCTTCCACTGAAGGATTTCCATGTGTCCTcactcctgctgtccccaacaAG aCTGTGGACTTGTTTGAGATGATTGAAAAAATGCAG GGGAGTCGTCTGGATGAACAAAGAtgttcccttccagctcctctcaaG ACAGAAGAGGAGTATATTCCTTATCCCAGCATCCATGAG GTATTACAGAAAGGGTGGCCATATCCTCTCATTATCCTACCCCAGTTTGGGGGCTACTGGATTGAAGGGACCAGCCACAACCTCTCCAGCTTGAGTCCAACTCTGTCTGATGTACCCTTTTCCTGGAGTGGTAAAGTGAAACTGGAAAGTGACCCTACAGCCAAGCTGTACCGCAAACATTTTCTGGGAAAG GAGCACCAGAACTTTTACTCCAGTGACATGTCCTTGGGCTACCTAGTACTTTCTGTGAAGTATGAACAGAttgagaaacaggaaaatctACGCCTGTTGCTGAG GACTCGTACTGGCACCAAACATGATCTAATTCCCATTTCCTGTCTCAATGAGTTTCCCAATGCTGTTCAGATGGCAAAG CTACTCTGTGAGGATGTTAATGTGGAACGCTTCTTTCCTGTCCTCTATCCCAAG GCCTCACAGCTTATTGTTGCATTTGATGAACACGTCATAAGCAATAACTTCAAATTTGGGGTCATCTACCAAAAACCTGGACAG ACAACTGAAGAAGAAGTCTTCAGTAACACAGTAGAGAGCCAGGGTTTCCTGGAGTTCCTGGATTTCCTTGGTGACAAGATTCAGCTGCAGGATTTCCGTGG GTTCCGGGGAGGCTTGGATGTTACCAGAGGTCAAACAGGCACCGAGTCAGTCTATACAAATTTCCGGGGGAAGGAGATCATGTTTCACGTGTCCACAAAGCTGCCCTTCACAGAGGGAGATTCCCAGCAG ctTCAGCGGAAGCGTCACATTGGGAATGATATTGTAGCCATCATTTTCCAGGATGAAAGCACACCTTTTGTCCCTGATATGATTGCTTCTAATTTCCTTCATGCTTATGTGGTAGTTCAGCTCACTCATAGCACCACTGGGGACACTCTCTACAAG GTTTCAGTCACAGCCCGAGATGATGTCCCCTTCTTTGGACCGCCGCTGCCAAATCCAGCCATATTTAAAAAG AGTGCAGAGTTTCGTGAATTCCTTCTGGTCAAGCTCATCAATGCCGAGTACAGCTGCTATCGAGCTGAGAAATTTGCTAAATTAGAG GAAAGAACACGGAGTGCCCTCTTGGAGAGCCTttttgaggagctgcagcttcgCAGCCGCAGCATGATGGGATTGCCTGTAGGGGAGGATGACAAGATAGAGAATGGCAGTGGGGGCTTCCTCGAGAACTTCAAG CGGGTGATCAGAGGCCGCAGCCAGAGCCTGGATACCATGGGGATATCcatgagaaagcagcagccagccaccCTGTCCAGCCGCCCAGCTACAGCTGGCCTTGCCCTCAGCCAGAGTGTCGCCGAGGGCCCTAAGGCCATTGCTGCG TCTTTTGCCTTGCCTGGTAGGAGCCCATCACGTACTCGAGCCAGCCGCTTCCACGGGCGACGGAGTAGTGCCATTGGCATTGAAAACatacaggaggaaaagag
- the LOC103827177 gene encoding rap1 GTPase-activating protein 1-like isoform X5, with protein MFSREHGFPAGASGGRSEEAVQGFSDVIDSSTEGFPCVLTPAVPNKTVDLFEMIEKMQGSRLDEQRCSLPAPLKTEEEYIPYPSIHEVLQKGWPYPLIILPQFGGYWIEGTSHNLSSLSPTLSDVPFSWSGKVKLESDPTAKLYRKHFLGKEHQNFYSSDMSLGYLVLSVKYEQIEKQENLRLLLRTRTGTKHDLIPISCLNEFPNAVQMAKLLCEDVNVERFFPVLYPKASQLIVAFDEHVISNNFKFGVIYQKPGQTTEEEVFSNTVESQGFLEFLDFLGDKIQLQDFRGFRGGLDVTRGQTGTESVYTNFRGKEIMFHVSTKLPFTEGDSQQLQRKRHIGNDIVAIIFQDESTPFVPDMIASNFLHAYVVVQLTHSTTGDTLYKVSVTARDDVPFFGPPLPNPAIFKKSAEFREFLLVKLINAEYSCYRAEKFAKLEERTRSALLESLFEELQLRSRSMMGLPVGEDDKIENGSGGFLENFKRVIRGRSQSLDTMGISMRKQQPATLSSRPATAGLALSQSVAEGPKAIAASFALPGRSPSRTRASRFHGRRSSAIGIENIQEEKSRDTTERIQRVLDSPGTFFDLKSDGSSSPSSPEFPSRKSKHI; from the exons ATGTTTTCCCGGGAGCACGGCTTCCCTGCCGGAGCCAGCGGAGG GAGGTCTGAGGAGGCAGTGCAGGGTTTTAGTGATGTTATAGACTCTTCCACTGAAGGATTTCCATGTGTCCTcactcctgctgtccccaacaAG aCTGTGGACTTGTTTGAGATGATTGAAAAAATGCAG GGGAGTCGTCTGGATGAACAAAGAtgttcccttccagctcctctcaaG ACAGAAGAGGAGTATATTCCTTATCCCAGCATCCATGAG GTATTACAGAAAGGGTGGCCATATCCTCTCATTATCCTACCCCAGTTTGGGGGCTACTGGATTGAAGGGACCAGCCACAACCTCTCCAGCTTGAGTCCAACTCTGTCTGATGTACCCTTTTCCTGGAGTGGTAAAGTGAAACTGGAAAGTGACCCTACAGCCAAGCTGTACCGCAAACATTTTCTGGGAAAG GAGCACCAGAACTTTTACTCCAGTGACATGTCCTTGGGCTACCTAGTACTTTCTGTGAAGTATGAACAGAttgagaaacaggaaaatctACGCCTGTTGCTGAG GACTCGTACTGGCACCAAACATGATCTAATTCCCATTTCCTGTCTCAATGAGTTTCCCAATGCTGTTCAGATGGCAAAG CTACTCTGTGAGGATGTTAATGTGGAACGCTTCTTTCCTGTCCTCTATCCCAAG GCCTCACAGCTTATTGTTGCATTTGATGAACACGTCATAAGCAATAACTTCAAATTTGGGGTCATCTACCAAAAACCTGGACAG ACAACTGAAGAAGAAGTCTTCAGTAACACAGTAGAGAGCCAGGGTTTCCTGGAGTTCCTGGATTTCCTTGGTGACAAGATTCAGCTGCAGGATTTCCGTGG GTTCCGGGGAGGCTTGGATGTTACCAGAGGTCAAACAGGCACCGAGTCAGTCTATACAAATTTCCGGGGGAAGGAGATCATGTTTCACGTGTCCACAAAGCTGCCCTTCACAGAGGGAGATTCCCAGCAG ctTCAGCGGAAGCGTCACATTGGGAATGATATTGTAGCCATCATTTTCCAGGATGAAAGCACACCTTTTGTCCCTGATATGATTGCTTCTAATTTCCTTCATGCTTATGTGGTAGTTCAGCTCACTCATAGCACCACTGGGGACACTCTCTACAAG GTTTCAGTCACAGCCCGAGATGATGTCCCCTTCTTTGGACCGCCGCTGCCAAATCCAGCCATATTTAAAAAG AGTGCAGAGTTTCGTGAATTCCTTCTGGTCAAGCTCATCAATGCCGAGTACAGCTGCTATCGAGCTGAGAAATTTGCTAAATTAGAG GAAAGAACACGGAGTGCCCTCTTGGAGAGCCTttttgaggagctgcagcttcgCAGCCGCAGCATGATGGGATTGCCTGTAGGGGAGGATGACAAGATAGAGAATGGCAGTGGGGGCTTCCTCGAGAACTTCAAG CGGGTGATCAGAGGCCGCAGCCAGAGCCTGGATACCATGGGGATATCcatgagaaagcagcagccagccaccCTGTCCAGCCGCCCAGCTACAGCTGGCCTTGCCCTCAGCCAGAGTGTCGCCGAGGGCCCTAAGGCCATTGCTGCG TCTTTTGCCTTGCCTGGTAGGAGCCCATCACGTACTCGAGCCAGCCGCTTCCACGGGCGACGGAGTAGTGCCATTGGCATTGAAAACatacaggaggaaaagag